From the genome of Streptomyces sp. NBC_01116, one region includes:
- a CDS encoding 8-amino-7-oxononanoate synthase translates to MSFAPFDWIDAEARSRAAAGLVRTLRPRGAEPELLDLASNDYLGLTRHPEVTAAAAGAARRWGAGATGSRLVTGSTALHARLEQELAAFCGFEAALVLSSGYAANLAALTALTGRGSLIVSDAGNHASIVDGCRLSRAETAVVPHAEPEAFEKALRGHDGRVLAVTDSVFSVDGDAAPLRALAEVCRSGDAALLVDDAHGLGVLGDGGRGALAAAGLAGGDGIVATLTLSKSLGSQGGAVLGPARVIDHLVNTARTFIFDTGLAPAAAGGALGALGVLRREPERASRAREVALALHGRLTAAGLRAVRPDAAVVSVRAPSADAAVRWAADCRAAGMAVGCFRPPSVPDGVSRLRLTARADLTEEQITTAVATVLATAPRQADAPVR, encoded by the coding sequence ATGTCCTTCGCCCCGTTCGACTGGATCGACGCCGAGGCCCGCAGCCGGGCCGCCGCCGGACTCGTACGGACCCTGCGTCCGCGCGGCGCCGAGCCGGAGCTCCTGGACCTCGCGAGCAACGACTACCTGGGCCTCACCCGGCACCCGGAGGTCACGGCCGCCGCCGCCGGCGCGGCCCGGCGCTGGGGGGCGGGGGCGACGGGGTCCCGGCTGGTCACCGGCTCCACCGCCCTGCACGCCCGACTGGAACAGGAGCTCGCCGCGTTCTGCGGTTTCGAGGCGGCCCTCGTGCTCTCCTCCGGGTACGCGGCCAATCTCGCCGCGCTGACCGCGCTGACCGGACGCGGCTCCCTCATCGTCTCCGACGCGGGCAACCACGCCTCGATCGTGGACGGCTGCCGGCTCTCGCGCGCCGAGACCGCCGTCGTGCCCCACGCCGAACCGGAGGCGTTCGAGAAGGCCCTGCGGGGGCACGACGGGCGGGTCCTCGCGGTCACCGACTCGGTCTTCTCCGTCGACGGCGACGCCGCCCCGCTCCGCGCCCTGGCCGAGGTCTGCCGCTCCGGAGACGCCGCCCTGCTGGTCGACGACGCCCACGGCCTCGGCGTGCTGGGCGACGGCGGCCGCGGCGCGCTCGCCGCGGCCGGGCTGGCGGGCGGCGACGGGATCGTGGCCACGCTCACGTTGTCGAAGTCGCTGGGCAGCCAGGGCGGAGCGGTCCTGGGGCCCGCCCGGGTCATCGACCACCTGGTCAACACGGCCCGTACGTTCATCTTCGACACCGGACTCGCCCCGGCGGCGGCCGGCGGCGCGCTCGGCGCCCTCGGGGTGCTGCGCCGGGAGCCCGAACGGGCTTCCCGCGCCCGGGAGGTGGCGCTCGCGCTGCACGGCAGGCTCACCGCCGCCGGGCTGAGGGCGGTCCGGCCCGACGCGGCCGTCGTCTCCGTCCGGGCGCCCTCGGCGGACGCGGCGGTGCGCTGGGCGGCCGACTGCCGCGCGGCCGGGATGGCGGTGGGCTGCTTCCGCCCGCCGTCGGTACCGGACGGCGTCTCGCGGCTGCGGCTGACCGCGCGGGCCGACCTGACCGAGGAGCAGATCACGACCGCGGTGGCCACGGTCCTCGCCACCGCTCCCCGGCAGGCGGACGCTCCGGTCAGGTGA